TTTCTTTATCATATTCAAGTGCTTTAATGACAGTATAACCTGCTTTAATAAAACCCAATGACAAGCCACCACACCCAGAGAATAAATCAATTACTTTCATTTATAGCACCTCCACCTACACGATATCTAAATGCGAAGTTTTTTATATGTATTTTTTCTTCTTCTGTAAGACCATATAACTCACAAATTAGATCGTCAATTTCATGTATCTCATCTATGCAATCTTTGTGTTTATATTCATATTCAGTTTGCTTCGTTCCAACATACAGTTTTGTTTTTTCAAGTTTATTTTCCAATTTTTTCGCAAGTGCATTTACTTTTTGATAACTATCCATATTTGGAACAGTAAATCCTTTTAGCTCTTTATTAGTTATATGCCAACAATCGGACACAGATATCCAATACCACCAAAACAACGAAGAGTTCAGTATACAGAAACATAGATTTGCCATTTCTTTTGAAGAACAACCATACTTTTTATACTCACCAGAATTGTGTTCTTCACGAAATGCTTTTATCCAAAAAGCTGCTCTCATATTTAAGTAAACTGGAACATCTCCTTCTGTTAAAAGTGTAAATAAAGATTTTTGATTCTCAGTTACTTTTTCATAAACAATTTGATCATATAATGACCCTAATTTTGGAATATACTCTTCTTTTACAAATCTATTATGAATTGTTGGTACATTTTCAAATAGATTCTCTCGTTCCTCTTTGTACCAAAATTGATAATTGCCTGTATAAATTCTTGATTCTTCTTTATTAACTCTATGTTTACCTATTAAAATACTTAATTTCTGATGGACTGCAGGAAATAAGCAATCAGGTCTATCACAATAACTTAATATATATTGCTCACTTAATTTGCTTATAAGTATGTTTCTTATTTTTTTCATCCTTGGGGTAGAAATATATGAGAGTGGTATAATAAATCCCATAGCTCCATCACTAGCAAGACAATTTGAAGAGTTTTCTAAAACATTTGCATAAACATTACCATACTTTTTTAATGGAATAGTGTCGCTTTTGTTATCCTCTACATATGGGGGATTCCCAATTATAATGTCAAATTTTTCATTAAATTTCTTATCCAAATTAATGAAATCAATATAAGTGAAATTATTATTAAGTTCTTCTGAAACTCCAAGTACTTTATCTGCTCCATATCTATTTAATAGATAAACAAATAATCTAAGCTTCGTTATGGTTATTGAATCATGGTTAATGTCATTGCCATGAATAGTACGGACTATTCTACATAAATCTTTATTGCTGACAATTGTTTGGTGTAAATCTACCAAGTCTAGTTTCGTTGCTAATGCAACAAGTAAGAATTCTCCAGCTCCACACGTAGGATCAAAAACACTTTTTTCATAACAAAATGATCTATATGGAACACCATTCAAATCTTGCACATGTAAATTGCTTTTTTTAATAATTCCATATAAGGATTTTACTGTGTTTGAAAATATAAAGTTTACTACATCATTTGGAGTATAATAAACACCTTTGCTTTTTCTGTTTAATCCTTTTTCATTGATTGTAGAAAGAATAATTTGTAACTCTTGATATGAGTATTTTCCAAGAATGTGAGAATAATCTTGTGGATTAAACTCTATAAAGTTAGTAAGTTCACTGCTAATAACATCAACTTCTTGTTTACTGAAATTGTGATTTAGATATTTATAAATTTCCTGTAACGTTTTTTCAATTATATTATTAATTACTTGCATTCTCATTTAATTGCACTCTTTCCACTTTTTATCCACTCATCTAATTCGGATCGTTTGAATTTCCACTGTTTACCAATTTTGTGTGCAGGTATATCACTGAACTTTTTTATCCATTCCCTTATTGTAATAACCTTGACACCTAAATATTCAGCAGCCTCTTCTAAACTTATCCATTTGTCATTTGTTAAAGAATGATTATCATACATAGAATCACCTCAAATATAGTTCTAAATAATTATATCACAACTTACCAAATCTAACAATCGGTTTGATGATATTTAATACATGTTTTTTGATATTTTTTCTTATAAACTAATCCTTTGTGTTTTTATTAACCTTTCGTGTTTTTATAGACCTTTTGTGTTTTTATTGAGTATAAAAATAAAAAAGTCTACAAACCACTTGATTTATGTGATTCATAGACTCGTATTTTGGAAAGAAAAAAGGGATATTCTCCCTATTTTCCTATTCTATAAGGTCAACACTATTGTATCAACACTGTTGTGCTAATATGGCGGAGAAAAGGGGATTTGAACCCCTGCGCCGGGTTAACGACCTACGAGCTTTCCAAGCCCGCCCCTTCAACCACTTGGGTATTTCTCCAAAGCCATTTTATTATAGCGTACTATGAGTGACTTTTCAAGTGAAAACTACAAGTTTTATATTTTCAAGTCTCCTGGTTGAATTAGACCCTTTTTTCTAAATATAACATCGACAACATATACTAAGATAATTGGCAATGCAATTTGAAGAATCAAAATGGCCAAGAATGCTTCTGGCGTTTGTCCCATAGCATCTAATGTTCCAAATTGACCTACTAGACCAGATGTACCCATACCGGAACCTGAAGGTGTGGTTTGTGTTTTAAATACTAAAGTAGAGATTGGTCCAAGTATCGCACTAATGATGATTGTTGGCAACCAGATAATTGGTTTCTTTAAGATGTTTTTAAATTGTAACATCGAAGTTCCGATGGCTACTGATATGACTGTCCCAATATTATTGTCTTTTCTTGACATAACTGCAAATCCAAGCATTTGAACTGAACAGCCTACTACTGCTGCACCTCCTGCAATTCCACCAAGAGAAATAGATATTGCGATGGCTGCACTTGAGATTGGAGCTGTAAGTGCCATTCCCATTACAACCGCAATCACAATCCCCATAATAAACGGTTGAAGGTCTGTTGCGTATTGAATAAAGTCACCTAATGCGTTCATCCCTGTTTGTACAGGAGATCCGATTAAATTCGCTACCAAAAAGGCTACTAATACACCGAATAAAGGAACAATAATGATATCCACTGGTGTTTTACGGCTCAAACCGTATTTGAATAAGAAATATACTGAGATGGTACTAAAGTATGCGACCATAGGATCGTTATATAACTTAGTGGCAATACCACCCGCAATTCCCGCTACTACAAGTTTAATGCCATCAAGCTTTAGGGCAATCGCAATCCCAAATCCAATACCAATACCCATCATCGGTTTGATGATGTTAGATAAGTCTAATAAGCTCTCGCTAAAAAACTCTGCCCCAGGGATATTACCAATCAGTTTTGCTAACTGGCCTAAAATAACCCCAATGATTAGTGTTGAGAATAGCCCAATAGCCATCCCATTAAAACTCACAATGAAAAACTGTAAAATACTCTTTCTTTTAGTCATGTTGTCCCCCAACTATCTATGCTTGGTTCTTAATGAACGTCAAGAAATGTTCATGGAACGTTCTTGACTGATCTAAGAACACTAGACTTCTTGCTTTATTATAGCCTTCTAAAATCGTCTTTTGTCTTTTTTGTTCAAGTAACAAACACGCATCTTTGATCACATCATCATCGTGTTCTCCGCATACTAAATATAGTGGATAAAATCCATTAGGCTTACCGAGTTTATAAAAACGTTTAATCCCACTTAATGAGAATACACTCTTTCTTGTAAAACCTTTAGAGGACTTCATAAAGCGCTCTTTACCTGTATCAGTTTGAGAAGCTTTAGAAGCGTAATAGGCTTTAAACTTATTGAAACTAAAGAGCCAAAAGAACCCTAACTTAAACTTCCTAATAAAGCGTTCTTTCTCAATCTTTTTATAGTCATTATCATAGATTGAATAACTGCCAATCGCTGTTAAGCTTTTTAATCTAGCAGGATATATATGTCCAAACGCTTGAGCAATTAATGCCCCTTCTTGAGAACCTATGAAGTGCACATCTTTTATATTATGAGAATCAAAGATTGTCTTTAGTATCTCAGGCATATCTTTTAAACCCACGTTTTTGGATGATTCACTTTTCCCATGACCGGGTAGATCAATTAATATAAGCGAAAAATCCTTTTTTAAGGTAATCACTAATTGGTCATAGATACTCATACTTGATGAAAACGAGTGTAGTAAAACTAGATTCGGTTTCAAATCGTTTTTGTGTATCACATAATAGATTTCACAATCTTTAAATCTAATTGAATAATCCATACTTTAACACCTCATTTTAAGTATACCAAATCATATTATTTTTGACACATAA
The Paracholeplasma morum genome window above contains:
- a CDS encoding PTS transporter subunit IIC, yielding MTKRKSILQFFIVSFNGMAIGLFSTLIIGVILGQLAKLIGNIPGAEFFSESLLDLSNIIKPMMGIGIGFGIAIALKLDGIKLVVAGIAGGIATKLYNDPMVAYFSTISVYFLFKYGLSRKTPVDIIIVPLFGVLVAFLVANLIGSPVQTGMNALGDFIQYATDLQPFIMGIVIAVVMGMALTAPISSAAIAISISLGGIAGGAAVVGCSVQMLGFAVMSRKDNNIGTVISVAIGTSMLQFKNILKKPIIWLPTIIISAILGPISTLVFKTQTTPSGSGMGTSGLVGQFGTLDAMGQTPEAFLAILILQIALPIILVYVVDVIFRKKGLIQPGDLKI
- a CDS encoding Eco57I restriction-modification methylase domain-containing protein — encoded protein: MRMQVINNIIEKTLQEIYKYLNHNFSKQEVDVISSELTNFIEFNPQDYSHILGKYSYQELQIILSTINEKGLNRKSKGVYYTPNDVVNFIFSNTVKSLYGIIKKSNLHVQDLNGVPYRSFCYEKSVFDPTCGAGEFLLVALATKLDLVDLHQTIVSNKDLCRIVRTIHGNDINHDSITITKLRLFVYLLNRYGADKVLGVSEELNNNFTYIDFINLDKKFNEKFDIIIGNPPYVEDNKSDTIPLKKYGNVYANVLENSSNCLASDGAMGFIIPLSYISTPRMKKIRNILISKLSEQYILSYCDRPDCLFPAVHQKLSILIGKHRVNKEESRIYTGNYQFWYKEERENLFENVPTIHNRFVKEEYIPKLGSLYDQIVYEKVTENQKSLFTLLTEGDVPVYLNMRAAFWIKAFREEHNSGEYKKYGCSSKEMANLCFCILNSSLFWWYWISVSDCWHITNKELKGFTVPNMDSYQKVNALAKKLENKLEKTKLYVGTKQTEYEYKHKDCIDEIHEIDDLICELYGLTEEEKIHIKNFAFRYRVGGGAINESN
- a CDS encoding alpha/beta hydrolase, whose amino-acid sequence is MDYSIRFKDCEIYYVIHKNDLKPNLVLLHSFSSSMSIYDQLVITLKKDFSLILIDLPGHGKSESSKNVGLKDMPEILKTIFDSHNIKDVHFIGSQEGALIAQAFGHIYPARLKSLTAIGSYSIYDNDYKKIEKERFIRKFKLGFFWLFSFNKFKAYYASKASQTDTGKERFMKSSKGFTRKSVFSLSGIKRFYKLGKPNGFYPLYLVCGEHDDDVIKDACLLLEQKRQKTILEGYNKARSLVFLDQSRTFHEHFLTFIKNQA
- a CDS encoding helix-turn-helix domain-containing protein, giving the protein MYDNHSLTNDKWISLEEAAEYLGVKVITIREWIKKFSDIPAHKIGKQWKFKRSELDEWIKSGKSAIK